Proteins found in one Muntiacus reevesi chromosome 2, mMunRee1.1, whole genome shotgun sequence genomic segment:
- the CD19 gene encoding B-lymphocyte antigen CD19, whose translation MPPPLLFLLFLTPMGVRPEDPRLVEAKEGGNAVLPCLEGSSDGPPEHLAWFRGSQLKPFLELSLGLPGLGIHVGPLGTVKEPQGTLLFLFNVSKHMGGFYLCQPGPPSEQGWQPGWTVSVKGSGKLFRWNASDLNDLGCDSGKRTSTGPRASSGHLTKSLLHVWGWDHFREISHTEAACAPSNSTLNQSNNRDLTVAPGSTLLLSCGASRASLVRGSVSWIHKYPMKPDVKLLSLNVSEHAQRREMWVMGTLGGKVVLLLPEATAQDADTYRCNHGNKTTQMQLKVTAQSVWHWLLETGVWKVPVVTLIYLIFCLTSLVGFLYLRRALILRRKRKRMTDPTRRFFKVTPPPGNGASSQYGNMLSLSMPHSGTGRALRWAAGLGAAAPSYGNPRSDVQEARAAGSRSPPGTGPEEEEGEAYEEPDSEEGSEFYENDSKLGQDQLSQDGSGYENPEEGSLDPQDEDSFSNGAESYENEDEELAPTVTRKTDFLSPHGSAWDPSKEATSLGSQSYEDMRGILYAAPQLRFVRAQPGANHEEDADSYENMDNPDGPEPAWGGGARMGWSTR comes from the exons agGGAGGCAATGCTGTGCTTCCATGCCTTGAAGGTTCCTCGGATGGTCCCCCTGAACACCTGGCCTGGTTTCGGGGCTCCCAATTAAAACCCTTCTTAGAGTTGAGCCTGGGGTTACCAGGCCTGGGCATCCATGTGGGGCCTCTGGGCACCGTGAAGGAGCCCCAGGGAACCCTGCTGTTTCTCTTCAATGTCTCCAAACATATGGGGGGCTTCTACCTGTGCCAGCCAGGCCCACCTTCTGAGCAGGGCTGGCAGCCCGGCTGGACGGTCAGCGTGAAGGGCAGCG GGAAACTGTTCCGGTGGAATGCTTCAGACCTCAACGACCTAGGCTGTGACTCGGGGAAAAGAACCTCAACGGGCCCCAGGGCCTCTTCTGGTCACCTCACAAAGTCCCTGCTGCACGTGTGGGGCTGGGACCACTTTAGGGAGATCTCACACACAGAAGCGGCCTGCGCTCCATCTAATAGCACATTGAACCAGAGCAACAACCGTG ACCTCACTGTGGCCCCGGGCTCCACGCTCTtgctgtcctgtggggcctcccGTGCCTCCCTCGTCAGAGGCTCTGTCTCCTGGATCCACAAGTATCCCATGAAGCCTGATGTCAAATTGCTGAGCCTAAACGTGAGCGAACATGCCCAGCGCAGAGAGATGTGGGTCATGGGCACCCTTGGGGGAAAGGTGGTTCTGTTACTGCCTGAGGCTACAGCTCAAGATGCTGACACCTATCGTTGTAACCACGGCAACAAGACCACCCAGATGCAGCTGAAGGTCACTGCCCAGTCAG TATGGCATTGGCTGCTGGAGACTGGTGTCTGGAAAGTCCCTGTTGTGACTTTAATTTATCTGATCTTCtgcctgacttccctggtgggttttCTTTATCTTCGAAGAG CCCTGATcctgaggaggaaaagaaagcgAATGACAGATCCCACTAGAAG GTTCTTCAAAGTGACGCCTCCCCCGGGAAACGGAGCCAGCAGCCAGTACGGAAACATGCTTTCCCTCTCCATGCCCCACTCTGGCACGG GACGCGCCCTGCGATGGGCTGCGGGCCTCGGAGCCGCAGCGCCGTCCTACGGAAACCCGCGCAGCGACGTCCAGGAGGCCAGAGCCGCGGGGTCCCGGAGCCCGCCAGGAACCG GCCCggaagaagaggaaggggaggcCTACGAGGAACCGGACAGTGAAGAGGGCTCCGAGTTTTACGAGAACGACTCCAAGCTTGGGCAGGACCAACTCTCCCAGG ATGGCAGCGGCTATGAGAACCCTGAGGAAGGGAGCTTGGATCCTCAGGATGAAGACTCCTTTTCTAACG GAGCTGAGTCTTATGAGAATGAAGATGAAGAACTGGCCCCGACTGTCACCAGGAAAACAG ACTTCCTGAGCCCCCATGGATCAGCTTGGGACCCCAGCAAGGAGGCAACCTCCCTTG GGTCCCAATCCTATGAGGATATGAGAGGGATCTTGTATGCAGCTCCCCAGCTCCGTTTCGTTcgagcccagcctggtgccaaTCATGAGGAAG ATGCAGACTCTTATGAGAACATGGATAACCCCGATGGACCAGAACCGGCATGGGGAGGAGGGGCTCGCATGGGGTGGAGCACTAGGTGA